Part of the Pseudomonadota bacterium genome, TAATTGCGTCCGTGCCGAGGCGTTCGCTCAGATGGCGCGCCACCCGCTCGGCCATGCGCCGGGTGTTGACGAATACCAAGGTCGTGCGGTGCTCGGTGATGAGTTCCGCGAGCCGGGCGTAGACTTCCTCCCAGACCTCGTTTGACATCACCGCGCTGAGCGGTGACGCTGGGATCTCGATCCCGAGATCCCACGCCCGCTCATGACCCATGTCGATGATCGTGCATTGGCGATTCGGTTTCGGATCGCAACCCGCTAGAAAGCGCGCGACCTCGCCGATGGGGCGCTGTGTCGCCGAGAGACCGATGCGGGTGAGCGGCAAACCGGCAAGCGCGTCGAGCCGGGCGAGGCTGAGCGCCAGATGAGCCCCGCGCTTATTGCTAAACAGGGCGTGTATCTCATCGATGATGACCGTGCGAACGGAGCGCAGCATGTCGCGGCCGCCGGTGCTGGTGAGGAGGATATAGAGCGATTCGGGGGTCGTCACCAGGATGTGGGGCGGGTGCTTACGCATCGCAGCACGGTCGCGGCCCGGCGTATCGCCCGTACGAACGAAAGCACGGATGGTTGCCTCAACGCCGTAACCCTCGCGCAACAGCGATTGAATCCCTTGCAGCGGAGCTTGAAGATTCCGCTCGACGTCGTTGCTGAGCGCTTTCAGCGGCGACACGTACACGATTTCCGTCCGATTGCCGAGGTGTCCGTTTTCAGCTTTACGCACGAGCACATCGATCGCCGCGAGAAACGCCGCCAGTGTCTTGCCTGAGCCTGTCGGGGCCGCGATTAGGGTATGGCTGTTTTCAAGAATTGCGGGCCAAGCCCGGTGTTGGCAGGGCGTCGGCTCGCGGAACCGGTCCTTAAACCAGCCGCGAACGGCCGGATGAAATCGATCCAGGCTCAATGCGTATAGCCTCGGGCTAGGGTGATCGCCGCACCGATTAGAAAGCTTCCGGGAACAAGCGACTGCTACCGTCCAGATCCCCAGTGTCGCGATAGTGCAAGGGTGGAACGCCTCCCTTCAAGAGGCCGCCGCCGACGACCCGCCCGAGCACCAGCTCGTGGTCGCCGGCGGCGCACCGGCTCGCAACCACGCACTCGAAATACGCCAGGCATTCCGTCAAGACGGCTGCGCCGGTGCGTTTTTGTGACCAATCGAACCCAGCCAGCTTGTCCTCGCATCGTGGCTGAGCGAAATGGGCGGCGAGCGTCATCTGGTCTTGGCGCAGCACATTGACGGTGAACGCTCCGCTCGCGATCAAGAGAGGATACGATGCGTACCGCGGGTTTATACTGAGGGCGAGCAGGAGCGGATCAAAGGACGCCTGCATCACCCAGGCGGCGGTGAAGGCATTGCACTCGCTGCCGTGGGAAACGCCCACAACATAGACGCCGTGGGTAAGCTGGCGGAAAAGGTGTGCGATCGCGGACACGGGTTTTTTACGTACGCGTAATCGTAAACGTGAGCGCCTATTCGCAACCCTTACTGCGCCTCATGCTTGTGCAAACCAAGAATAGCTGATTTGTGTGTTCTCCGAGAGGCTATAACCATGCTCGAGATAGACCGCTCGGAGAGCGGCATTGCGTTTCCCTCGATCGGTGTAGGGCATGTCAGCGTTTGAAACAACATGTGACCGCATGCGTGTAATCCTTCCCCGCATAGAAGCAGGCTTGGCGTTTATTGCCCCGCTGGATGACGTGCTAGGGGATCGACGATAAAGAAAGCCGCGGTAGACGGGCCATGCGCAAGTCCCTTTGCTGATTATTTTAAGCAGCGAATAGCGTATCATATTTCAAGTAGTTAGTGGCAGTGGTGTCATGAGAAAACGCCTCGCCAGACATTTCCTGATAGTCTACCTTTAGCTAAGGAGAAACGCTTGGCGGCCTGACGAACGACTGACCGCTGTAGCCCGACCAACAACTTGGATGTAAATGCAAAACCTTCAGCGAGTATTGAGTGATACTAAGCCACCATGTCCGAACTCGCCCTGCAACTGATCCGCGAAAACAAGCAGAAACGCGCGCGCGGCGAAGACGCCGGCTTCCTCGACCTCGGCAACTGCGGCCTGACCGAAGTTCCCGAGGAGATCGGCGAGCTGGTGTGGCTGGAAACCTTGTCGTTTTCGAGCAAATGGTGGGATTGGAACAAAGTTAATATAACCAATAACACTGGTCGCGCCAATAAGCTCAAACGCTTAACCTTAATTCCTTCTGTTTCGGCGCTCACGAAGATCAAAATTCTGATGGGAGATTCGGTCAAGCCAAAACCAATTTCCAGGTTGAAAAACCTGAAAAAGCTGAAAAAGCTGCGGCTCTCCGAACTCTCCGATCTCGACGACCTCTCCCCGCTGTCCGGGCTCACGAGTTTGGAGCGGCTTGACGTCTCGGAAACGCGGGTCACCGACCTCTCCCCGCTGTCCGGGCTCAAATTGCTGGAAAAGGGTTTCTCGACGGGTTAAAGAATTCGAAAGAATTCGGGGTCAGAGTAAAAATTCCCACGCTACCGCGGGCTAGGTTGCCTGCACCGCGGTCCCGGGTGAGGAGATAGCGATCACCCTGGACCAGGTTTGCATGATACCGAGCCTCCCACCGCGTGCCGCTCCGGCGGAAAGCGTGGTTTATGTATCGAACATAGCGCCGATCGTGCGTTTGCATGACTTGGCTCGTCCCCTCCGCCGAGATTGACGTCATCAACACTCGACGTGATTAGGCGCTTACCGAAACAACATCGACAAAAAATTGTCGATGTTGCGGTACCACGAACTGCCCCGAGAGGGGCCACTTTTCGGAGCGCAGTCTCCGAAAAGCGTAGATTCTCACATGTTCAATGTCGTACAAGAACCACTTCAACAAGTCCGGGAGTCCCTTCTCCCTCCGGGAGGTTAGGATGAGGGGAATCAAATCAAACACTTTCGTCGATGCTTTCGATCCCCTCACCCCCGCCCTCTCCCGGTGGGCCCTGTGGGAGAGTGTGAGAGAGGGAGAAAGGACGAAATTCTGGAGATCTAATAGCGGCTCACGATCATCGGGCGGCTTCCCAGGCGGCATAGCCGCCCGCAAGCGAAACAACATTGGTGTAGCCCATGCGCTGCAGAGTTTGAGCCGCCAGGGCCGAGCGCCCGCCGCTTTGGCAATAAACCAAGGTCGCGGTCGACGGGTCTTGTAGTTGCGGCAGCGAGCCGATCCTGAATTCCAGTAAACCCCGAGGAATATTGATGGCGCCCGGAATGGCGCCGCGCTGGAACTCCTCCGGTTCGCGTACATCGAGAATTAAGGCATTCGCGGGTTGCAGCAATTCACCCGCGCTTTCGAGACCGACCTCGCGGATCTCTTGTTTAGCCGCTTGCACAAGCATCTGAGCGGTGACAGACATGACGTGCCTCCGTAGAAAAAGTCTTAAGCCTTACCCCAACGCTGTCCTATCGTGCATCGGGATCGGACAATCATGGTACGCGGACGCTCGGGAAAAGGATATCGCTGACGGCGTGCCGGGCGCTTGCAGCGCTGAGCTACGTGCCGATTGCTAAGCTCGATGGCGCATTAAACCTAAGAAAGTGGTTTAAGTACGTATTAATAATGCTTTATATCAATGTGATATAGGCCTTAGTTAAAGTTACTCACCCCATCGAAAATCGCTGTACCGATCCACTCATATTTTGTATCTTTAGGCACCAATGAAGATTAGTCACATCAAGCTTTCCGGATTCAAGTCCTTCGTCGATCCGACCACGCTGCATCTGTCCAACAATCTTACCGGTATTGTCGGTCCCAACGGTGGCGGTAAATCGAATATCGTTGATGCGGTGCTTTGGGTGATGGGCGAGATCTCCGCCAAACACTTACGCGGCGACTCGATGGCGGATGTCATCTTCAATGGTTCCAATAGCCGCAAACCCGTCGGCCAAGCCATGGTCGAACTGGTATTCGATAACTCCGAGGGCGGCTTTTTCGGCCAATACGCGGGGTACGCGGAGATCGCCATCAAACGGCAGGTCAGCCGCGATAGCGGATCGGATTATTTCCTCAATGGCATACGTTGTCGCCGGAAAGACATTGCCGATCTGTTTCTAGGCACGGGGCTTGGCTCGCGCAGCTATGCCGTCATCGAGCAGGGGATGATCTCCCGGATTGTGGAAGCCAAACCAGAGGAGCTGCGGGTATTTATGGAAGAAGCGGCCGGCATCTCCAGATACAAGGAGCGCCGGAAAGAGACCGAGGCTCGGATCCGCGACGCTAAGGGCAATATTGCCCGCCTCACTGATATCCGCGACGAGTTGGAAAAGCAGATCTCCAAGCTTCAGCAGCAAGCGCGCGCCGCCGAGAAGTTTCACCGCTTGAGAGACGAGGAACGGCGGTTGCGGGCGGAATCGATAGCACTTACCTACCGCCAGCTTGAGCGTGAAGACAACGAACACCGCTTGGTGACTCAAGCGCGGACGTTGGCCGTGGACGCCGCGATGGCGCAACTTCGCGAGATCGAGCTCTGGACAGAGCAGACCCGTCAGGCGCGAACTGCGGCGAATGACGGTTTTAATCAGGTGCAAGCGCGTTATTACAGCAGCGGGGCTGAAATTGCGCGCTTGGAGCAAGCGATCCAGCACGCCAAGGATCGCCAGCAGGCCTTGGAACAGGATCTGGAACGCCTCGGACAGGACCTTGCGCGGGCGGAGGGCCAAACGGTTGCGGACGAGCAGGCGTGCGCAAGCTTGAAAACGGAGATCGAACACCTCTTCCCGCAGCATGAGCGCGCAGTAGGGGAAGAGCGCGAAGCCGCGGCGCGGCTGCTTGCGCAAGAGGCCCAGCTGCAAACACTGCAAACGGCGTTGGATACCCTTGGCGAGGAGGCGACGCAGCTCTCCCGCTCCGAGAGTGCGGAGGGCGCGCGCGTTCAACACTTAAGCCAAAGCATCGGAGCGACGCGCGAGCGGCTGCGGGGGTTACGGTCTGACCTCAGTGCCTTGGCGTCGCGGGAGGAGGTTTCGTCCCTGGACTCGCTGAGCCACGATCTCGCCGGGCTCGAATCGTCCTACCAGGACTTGCAGGCCCGAAAAGCCGAGTTTCAGGCGTCGATCCGGGAGTTGCGCGAGCGGCGCGATTGCCTCAGCAGCGAATTAAATGATTTTCAGACGAAGTTGCAAGCCGCGATCGGACGGCGGGCGTCGTTGGAAGCGTTGCGCGACGGCCAGGCGGGCGTTGATCTCGGCGCGGCGCGTGCCTGGCTGGAATCCCAGGGGGTCGTGAACCCCGGGCGCGTGGTCCAGGAGCTTGCCGTCGATCCGGGGTGGGAGCCGGCCCTGGAGATGGTCTTGGGTGACTTTATTAATGCTTTTATGTTTAAAACAATTGATAGTATTTCCAATAAATTTGATACCTATGGGCAAGGGCTGCTCTGCGCCCTCGAATCGGCGGATGGCGAGTGCAAAGATCCAGGTCGGGAACCTCTTGCCGCGGAGTTACTGCTGAGCCGGGTGGGAGGACCGCATCCTATCACCTGTCTTCTGGGGGGCGTGTATCTCGCCGAAGATGTGCCGGCGGCGCTGTCCTTACGGCCGCGTTTGCGTTCCGGGGAGTCGGTCGTGACGCGTGGCGGCGTGTGGCTCGGCTGCAACTGGATGAAATTAAAGCACGCGGAGGGCGAGAACGCCAGTGCCTTGCGCGTGCAACAGGACCTCAATGGCGCTTTGGAACGCGAGCACGGGTTAGCGGACCAGGCCGATGGGTACGCGGCGCGCATGGCCGCCATGCGGCAGGCGTTGGCCGAAGCGGAGGAAGAAATCCGATCCCTGGAAGAACATCTCATCGATGCGCAAGGGCGGATTGGGAGTGCAAGGGAAAAGATCGCGGTGCGTCAGGCGGAAGATGAGCACCTTCGGATGCGCAACGAAACCCTAGGCGCGGAGTTGCGCGGGCTCGAAGGACGCGATCGGGCCGGCACGGCCGAGCTCGGGGCGGCGGAGGTTCGCTTGGATTTGATACGCCGGGACCTGGACGCGCTCGAAGCCCGGCGGGCCGAGGTCGCCACGCGCCGGGAGCAACAAAAAACGCTGTTGCAAGGTGCGAAGGACGAGTGGCAAGGTGCTCGCGAACGCATGCACGAGATGGCGCTGCGGCTGGAGTCGATGCGCGCGCGTTGCAGATCCCTAGAGCAAGGCTTTAACCGCAATAGCCACCAAGTCGAGCAAATGAGCGTGCGCCGCGACGAGTTACGGGCCGCGCTCGACCAGGCCGCGCAGCCCCGCGATGATCTCACGAAGGCGTTGCAACAAGCCTTGGAAGAGCGGTT contains:
- a CDS encoding rhodanese-like domain-containing protein, with the translated sequence MSVTAQMLVQAAKQEIREVGLESAGELLQPANALILDVREPEEFQRGAIPGAINIPRGLLEFRIGSLPQLQDPSTATLVYCQSGGRSALAAQTLQRMGYTNVVSLAGGYAAWEAAR
- a CDS encoding flavin reductase family protein; its protein translation is MSAIAHLFRQLTHGVYVVGVSHGSECNAFTAAWVMQASFDPLLLALSINPRYASYPLLIASGAFTVNVLRQDQMTLAAHFAQPRCEDKLAGFDWSQKRTGAAVLTECLAYFECVVASRCAAGDHELVLGRVVGGGLLKGGVPPLHYRDTGDLDGSSRLFPEAF
- the smc gene encoding chromosome segregation protein SMC gives rise to the protein MKISHIKLSGFKSFVDPTTLHLSNNLTGIVGPNGGGKSNIVDAVLWVMGEISAKHLRGDSMADVIFNGSNSRKPVGQAMVELVFDNSEGGFFGQYAGYAEIAIKRQVSRDSGSDYFLNGIRCRRKDIADLFLGTGLGSRSYAVIEQGMISRIVEAKPEELRVFMEEAAGISRYKERRKETEARIRDAKGNIARLTDIRDELEKQISKLQQQARAAEKFHRLRDEERRLRAESIALTYRQLEREDNEHRLVTQARTLAVDAAMAQLREIELWTEQTRQARTAANDGFNQVQARYYSSGAEIARLEQAIQHAKDRQQALEQDLERLGQDLARAEGQTVADEQACASLKTEIEHLFPQHERAVGEEREAAARLLAQEAQLQTLQTALDTLGEEATQLSRSESAEGARVQHLSQSIGATRERLRGLRSDLSALASREEVSSLDSLSHDLAGLESSYQDLQARKAEFQASIRELRERRDCLSSELNDFQTKLQAAIGRRASLEALRDGQAGVDLGAARAWLESQGVVNPGRVVQELAVDPGWEPALEMVLGDFINAFMFKTIDSISNKFDTYGQGLLCALESADGECKDPGREPLAAELLLSRVGGPHPITCLLGGVYLAEDVPAALSLRPRLRSGESVVTRGGVWLGCNWMKLKHAEGENASALRVQQDLNGALEREHGLADQADGYAARMAAMRQALAEAEEEIRSLEEHLIDAQGRIGSAREKIAVRQAEDEHLRMRNETLGAELRGLEGRDRAGTAELGAAEVRLDLIRRDLDALEARRAEVATRREQQKTLLQGAKDEWQGARERMHEMALRLESMRARCRSLEQGFNRNSHQVEQMSVRRDELRAALDQAAQPRDDLTKALQQALEERLGVEAELAQARADLQALDAHLREGAERRAETERGLQGLRDVLEQARVHEESLRVRMQTQHDLLAPTGHTMEQLLPGLPAEATPDAWQERLSHIEQRIERLGPINLAAVDEFQQLSERKKYLDDQHADLSEALATLDDAIRRMDRETRGRFKEVFEAVNLRLQSMFPRLFGGGQAYLELTDDDLLATGITLMARPPGKRNTTVHLLSGGEKALTALALVFAIFELNPAPFCLLDEVDAPLDDANAVHLCDMLRAMSESVQFLFVTHNKTTMEIAERLIGVTMQEAGVSRLVAVDIDAAVRLAAV